From the genome of Sphingobacterium sp. UGAL515B_05:
ATTAAAACTTTTTGAACACACAAAAGCATGGAGCGATCTACACGGGTTCTCTCGGCGAATTTTAGCTCTGTTCGGGTACGAGAAAACGTCGTTCATCAAGGTTATTTACCTCGAATATTAAATCGTCCATACAAATATAACAATAAATATGAAGTGTGGCAATAGAACCACAAATATATTTCCATGATTGAAGACAAACATTCAAAAACCTATAAGACAATAGGAAAAAATTTAAGAAAAAGAAGAAATGAGTTGGATTTAACTCAAGATGAAGTAGCTGAAAGAATCGCTAAAATGGACAGATCAAAAATTAGTGATATGGAAAACGGAAAGGAAGATTTTGTTTTTTCTAAACTTTTAAATCTTTGTGAAGCTTTGGAATTATCTGTAATTGAAGCTCTGAAAGAAGTGGAAGATCAAAAAGAATGAATTGTGAATCATAGTAAAATAATGTCCAAGCTAAAAATGCTGTAGATATTGTCCTTGCTAAGACTGCAATAAGTAAACAACGACTTACAGACAGTTATTTGATACGGGCGCACCTGAGCTTTATGAATTATTGCTCATAGGAAAAGTTGTCGGAAAAAGTACTGGAGAAATGATGAAAGAGTATGTTAAAGAGTTTCTAGTAAGAAAATAAAAGAGGGAGTATGACTATTCTTTCAATTTATTAATCGCTTTTAGGGAAACACGGAAGTACTCGTCTTTTAAGGAGAAAGATGGAAGTTTTTGAAGGGCACACAAAAGATAAAAATTACTAGCAATTATAGATTCAAAATCTAATTAAGATAACTAATGAAAAAAAAATTAGTACAAATTGTTGAAATCGATGCTGATACAATGGCAGAAGGAAATAAGTGGGGTAAAATATGAGTAAAGTTCTTTCTTTAAAACAACTTGCAGACACAACTCTATATAAAGAATTGCTCAATAGAGAAACTGCAGAAAATAAATCTATGATTGCAAACCTTCCTGATCTTTGTCAAGAAGCTAGTGACCGGATTAAATTAGTACCAAAACACTTTCCTGAGTATACACTCCATGATAACACTCACTTTTTGAGAGTGACAGAAATAATGTCGATGATTTTAGGAAATCGAATAAAGGTATTAAATGATCTTGAAATATGGTTTTTAATAATGTCGGCTTTTTATCATGACCAAGGCATGGTTTTAGAAGGGTCAGAAGAATCAAACTTAGACTCTGATGAAAACTATATACTTTTCAAAAAAAACTGGCAAATAGATCATCCCAATTATTTTGAAATCATCAGACAACTAGAAAGCAATCATATATCAAGCGATGAAAGAACTCGAATAGCAACTTTAATTAATGAATTAGATGCTGCTTGTTTAACAGATTTTTTACGCATAAATCACGGACAGAGAGCTGTTGATTACATCAATCACATTTTTACGAACGACCCAAGATTATCTATCTATGGAGCGAATCTTAGCCATTATCTTGCTACAATATGCTTGTCACATACAAAATCTTCCGAATGGTTAATAAATGAAAGCGGCCTGAACTATGATGATAATATTGGTAACTATAGGGTTAATAGTATATTTCTTTCACTACTACTACGATTGGCTGATATATTAGATTTCGACTCAGACAGAACCCCAGATGTACTGTTTAAGTCCATTCATTTTACTAGTCAAATCAGTGTACAAGAATGGCAAAAACACAGAACCGTCCAAGGTTGGGAGATCAATAATTCAATAATTCGATTTACCATGTTATTCGACCATCCTGTCTATGAAAAAACAGCTAGGGGGTTTCTGGATTGGATTGATGAGGAGCTATCCGATGCTCAAAAAATATTAAGAAATTCTCCTAAGACCGTAAGTCATTATCAGTTAGATATACCAGAAAAAACAGATAGAAGTCGTCTTTCAGCAAGAAATAAATCATATTTATACAATGATGTTGAATTTACTTTATCCCGCGATGAGATAGTCAAACTGCTATTGACCGACAATTTATACCGAAATACCTCTCTATTTATAAGAGAATTACTTCAGAATGGACTGGATGCATTAAGGTTACGAAAAGCATTATTTGCAAAAGAGGGTATAAATTGGACAGATGGTAAAATCCGATTTAGGCACTATATAGATGAAAATGGAGAAAATATAGTGGAGTGTGAGGATAATGGGGTTGGAATGGATGAGTTAATAATTTCAAAATTTCTGGGAAAAGTAGGCAGAAGTTATTATAGATCTCCAGAATTTGAACGACTTAGAATTCTCCTAAAAGAAAAAAAAGTCGATTTTGATCCATGTGCACAGTTTGGAATAGGGTTTATGTCATGCTTTATGGTGGGCGATAGAATTGAAATATTAACAAAAAAAGATAATGGTCCTGGTTTCCAATCAGGAAAACCGTTAAAAATTGAAATTAATGGCCTTGGTGGATTAATGGTTATCCGAAATGGTGATAAAAACCAACCTATTGGCACAATTATAAAAGTGTATTGTAGAGACCGTGAACCATTTTATGATGATTGGTCTGATCCGATTCGATTGACCACAACATTAAAAGGTGTAGCCTTAGCGAACGAATTTTCTATCGAAGCATCATGCGAAATTGAACCTATTTGCAAATCTGTCTCGATTCCACCGATCATAGATAAAAAACGAACGTTTTTAGAAAAACTAAATCTTGAAAAAATCAAAACCATAGAGATAGATTTAACGACAATACATCCTTACCTACAAGGTTTTCTAAGACAGAGTTTTCTATTAGATGACCAAGGGCTTCCTAGCTTCGAATCTTCGGAGGCCTACTTTGAGATAAAGACTGAGAATAACTCAAAAACGAATAAAACGCCGGTATTAACACTCTATAAAAAGAATTCAGCTGAAAATAAAGAATATAATATTACATTTAGAGATAACCATAGTGTTTGCATTGATGGCATATTAGTTTGTGGCCGCCCTGGTAGAGCTGAATATGATAAACACGAAATGATGATGCTAGGTCATCTTTCAACTCAAATATATTCTGAGCATTCTTTTACTATTGACGTACGAGGTGATATAAAACCTGAATTAAACCCCGCGAGAGAACCATTAGATCAACGAGGAATATTCAGAAATGCTCCAAAGTGGCGACAATTACAGTATTTAATCTATGAGGGTAATGGTAAGCTTTGGGAACAACTTTTAAAACAAATCAAATACGGCCTTAGTATTGAAACTTTTTGGCAACTTCTTATTGCTTATGATGGTTCAATTTCAAATATTCCAAGCCAATCTATATACAATTTTATTAAGTTACCAATTTCTGGAGGCACATGGATTAGTATTTCGAGTATAAATTATGCATTCATTTATTCAGAGAACATTGTAATTATTGACACTAACGAAACCAAGCACATTTTAGAATTTCCTGAAAGCATAAAAAGGTACGCAAAAACTCATCACAATGGGGTTAATTTTTCTTACTTAGTTAGTAATGTTATTTTAGGTATATCAAATATTGAATTTGGATCAGAAAATCCATTGATCAAAATTAGGAATCTTTTTTCTCCAGGAGAACTACCGTCTCACAACATAATGAAAATGGATTTTTCCAGAGTCAGGTTTTTATCATTTACTAATGTAAACAAAGACATTATAGCATGTGTGCAATATGAGGATTTAATAAATCTTCAAAGTCCCATTATAAGACTTAGTTACGAATGTCATTTAGGTAACCTGACGGATGCATTAGAACATTTTTCCGTCACTTTAACAGGTACAATATTGTCCTTAATTAAGCATCAAAAAGAAAAAAATATTCCTTTTTCCCTCAATGTTAAATCTCGTTCACTGAAACTATTAGGCTATCGTTATACACTAGTAAATTGGAATAAGTATGATGACAAATTTAAACCACCATATAAAATATTCGTTGATAACAATACAACACTAGAAGTAACCCATGATCTATTAAAAAATTGGGCTCAAATAAAGTTAAATTGACGGTATTCAATAATAGACATATTAGCTAAAAGTATTAAAGATAATATCAATATCGCCCGACCATGGAATTTCCACTTATTTACAATAAATTCCGTGGTTATTTTGCATTTTTATAATAGCGCAGACAAAAAGTTGCAGAACTGTCAAATCTCTTATAAGCACCTAGAAGGTACACTGCACAAGCTGATGGACAGGTTGTCAAAAACAGACCTGCTTATTGTCGATGACTTCGGCCTGGTAAATCTGGACCAGCAGCAAAGGCTGGATCTGATGGAAATAATTGAAGATAGACACGCTAAAGCCTCGACAATAATTGCCAGTCAGCTTCCCGTAGCAAGTTGGTATGATGTGATTGGGGAAGAGACAATTGCGGACGCTGTATTAGACCGTATTGTACATACTTCTTACCGCGTTGCTTTAGATCGGTGAGTTGTCTCGTGGATATTACGGTTTGATTTGTGCCAGTCATTTCGGTCGGATGGTGCCAGCTATTACGGTTCAAATGATGCCACTTTAGTGGTTTAATTTTCGCTCATCCATCCGTATTTTTTACGGTTTGAATCGTGCCACTTTAAAAAGATCAAGAAAGAATTACCTTGTCGCTTTAAATACAGCGATATGGCCAACAAACTTGATCCGATGGACTTAAAACAAATACTCACATTACATCTGGACGGTTACAGTAACCGTAAAATAGGTTCCGTTCTCGGTATTTCCCGCAATACAGTCAATACCTATATGCAGCTATTTGCAGGCAGCGGCTACTCATTCAAGAAGCTTCTGGACTTTGATACCGCTGCTTTATCCGAACTGTTTTCATCCCATACGACGCTGGACGCTACCCGCCATAATGAACTCATGCTTTACTTTCAGGGGGTCAACAAGGCCCGGAATCATCCCGGCTTTACCTTTCTGTATCATTATCAGCAATATGTTGAGCTGGCCGCAGAACCATATAGCTACACGCAGTTTCTCGAACATTATCGCCGTAAATATCCAAAAGAAAAGGGTTCAATGAAACTTCAGCATATTGCGGGAGAAGAAATGTTCGTAGACTTTGCCGGGAAGAAGCTGCAGATCATCGATAAACATACCGGAGAGGCTATCGCTGTGGAAGTATTTGTGGCCATACTGCCGTGCAGCCAGTACACCTATATCCAGGCATGCAGGAGCCAGAAACGCGAAGATATGATATCCTGTTGCACGGCGGCACTTCGTTTTTATGGTGGATCGCCCAAAGCGATAGTATCCGACAATCTAAAGTCTGCCGTCAATAGATCGAGCAGATACGAAGCGGACATCAACCGTAGCTTCAAGGACTTTGCCCGCCATTATAACTGTGTCATCAACCCAACGCGTAGTTACTCTCCACAGGACAAGGCGCTGGTTGAGAATGCGGTGCATCTGGCCTATCAGCGTATCTATTATCCATTACGTGAAATGACTTTCTTCTCGCTGGAAGATCTCAATAGAGAAATTGCAGTACTACTGGAGCGTTATAACAATCTATTGTTCAAACGAAAAGAATCGAGCCGTATCGAGCTCTTCCAGAGCATTGAACGAGAATATCTCAAAGCCCTTCCCACTGATACATATGAACTGAAAGATTACAAAAGGGCCAAAGTACAGAAGATGGGTTACGTATACTTTTCTCCGGAGAAGTGTTATTATAGCGTTCCATACCGCTATATCGGAAAGGAAACAATGATCCATTACACCAGGAGCCGCGTAGAGATCTTTTATAATCATGAAAGAATTGCGCTTCACCAGCGCAATCTGACCAAAGGCAGTTACATCACTAACGCAGATCACCTGAGCAGCACACATAAGTTCTATTCGGAATGGAGCCCAGAGTTCTTTAGAAAAAAAGCGCTGCCACATGGGGAATATGTTCTGGCATGCATCGAAAAGATCCTAGCTTCCCATGATTATCCCGAAATAAACTACAAACGCTCTCTTGGAATTATTCACCTGCACCGAGCCTATGGATCCGGGCGTCTGAACAATGCGTGTAAAAGAGCATTGGATACAGATAGCTGTTCCTATCTGCGGATAAAGAATATCCTAAAAAACAATATGGACAGGCTGCTTTTATCAGTGAGTGAGCTTGAGCCTCAAAAACCACATATACCTTTTCACAGCAATATACGCGGTGCTTCCGCTTATGAATAATAATCAAGAATCAAAAAAATGAACAATCAGACAGTTGAAAAACTACGCGACATGCGTTTAGGAGCTATGGCTCAGTTACACCAGCAGTACGTTAAGGAAAACAGGCTCGAAGGGATAACCTGCGACGAATACCTTGCATTACTTATTGACCATCAGTGGGAAGACCGGGAAAATAAAAAGATAGAGCGTTTGCTCAAGCAGGCAAACTTTAGGCATAATGCCAGTCTAAGTGATATAAACTACGCCAGCGAAAGAAATCTGGACAAAAATATGTTTGCGCGTCTGGGTACACTGGACTTTGTGCTCCGAAAAGAAAACATTATCATCTGTGGTGCTTCCGGTACTGGAAAAAGCTATTTGTCCCAGGCTCTCGGACACCAGGCCTGTATTACGGGGATAAAAACCTCATATACAGTAACTGCCAGACTGATCAAAATGCTGAAATTGAGCAAAGTTGACGGAACGTACCTTAAAGAACTGGAAAAACTAACGAAAACGGAACTGCTGATACTTGATGACTTTGGTTTGCAGGCTTTTGATAGTCAAGATCGGGAAACACTGATGGATATTATCGACGACCGACATGGTAAAAGATCAACCATAATATCATCCCAGATACCGGTATCGGCCTGGTACGAGGTCATCGGCGGAGAGGGCACTATTGCGGATGCGATCTTGGACCGGATTGTGAACTCCTCACATCGGATAGACCTAAAAGGTGAATCGCTTAGAAAAGGAATATTGAAAAAGGAATAATCAAATCCTTTTTATATAATTGTATGATCTTTTAAGTGGCACGGTTTGACCGAAATCACTGGCATCATTACTCCGAAATACCCAGCCTCGTCCTGAAAAAACTTTACAGATGGTCTAATACGGTTCTTACTTTACAGTTTTGGTAGGTGAATTGATATTATGAATTTAATTGTTTTTTTGTAAACTTTTGTATTTTTTCCTACAGTTTTTCCAACGCTTGATTAATGGTACATCTGTTACATGTGCTACCTCAGGTGTTAGAAAATCACAACTCATATGCGGACGCAAATGATTATATGATTCTATACTTTTAGTCACTTCCAGCAAGGCTTCACTTCTTGAAGAAAATACCCTTTTGAGTTTAAATTCTGTTTTTAATATGCCATTAATTCTTTCTGCAATAGGGTTTTCATAGGCCTCTCCGTTTTCTGTCATGCTGATTTTTACACCCGCTTTTTTCAACCTTACTATATAGTCGAAGGAACAGTACTGCACACCCCGGTCCGAATGATGAATCAGAGTATTGGGAGCCGGTTTTTCCTTCAGTGCCATTTGCAGAGCTTTAATTGCCCCTTGAGCAGTCAGCTGGGGATGAAGGCAATAGCCCATAATTTTTCTCGAGTATGCATGAGTTATGAGAGAAAGATAATTGAAATCATAGCCCACTGAAATATATGTAATATCTGAAACCCATAATTCATTACTACGCGTAGGTGCTAACTCTTTGATTAGGTTGGGATATTTCAGATAGGAATGATTAGAATTCGTAGTTCCTGGTGCACGCTTCTTTTTCCTGTCTATCAACCTTGTATAACTTGTCTCTACCAATATTTATTCCATTACTTCGGAAAGGAGTATATAGACATTTATAAAGCTTGTGACCACCTAACCCAGGTAGTTCACGGCGAACAAGGCGAACCATGTCTACAGCCAGATTTTCCTGATCAGTATGGTCGTGAAGATGCCATATATGATCGTAATAAGCTTGTCGGCTTTTACCAAACAATTTACCAAGTGGACCGACCCCCATCCTTGTCACATGCTTTTCTTTGATTAGCTTTATTGTTTGGTACCACGCTTTTTCGGATTGCAATTTTATTCTCCTTTTCAGCATGGTCAATCATAAAGTTAAGACCGTAAATTAGCACATTGGCTTTTTCTAAAGCTTTCTCCAGATCCTTGATCCGTTTTTTTAAAGCGGTAACGTCTTTTGTTCCTGGCTTTTCCATAGGTACTAAAGTTACGGCTCCCTTTTCTAATTTGCGTTTATAATTGTTAATCCAATTGATTAAGATCGTCGTATTGGGTAGTCCATACTTTCTTGCAGTTTGTTCTGCTGACACATTTTTATAAAGCACCAGCTCTACTAATTTCTCTTTAAATTCTTCTTCGAATTCAAATCGAGACAAAACTTGTTCTTTCATGTTTCCTTTACGTTTTTAACCAAAACTGTAAAGCTATAGACGTATAAGACCAACTGTAAAGCTATAGACGTATAAGACCGATAACCAGAATTTTGCTCCCTCGTTTTCTGAACTATAAAGCCCTATCAGGTCTTTGCGACCATCCATTCCTATGCCCAGGATATTATAAATGGCCCGGGACTCAACCGTACCGTTCTGACGGAATTTATAATACATGCAGTCTAGGAAAGCAAAGGGATAGACGGCTTCTAGCGGACGACTTCGCCACTCGTTAACAGCAGGCACGACGCTTTCTGTAATACGGGATATTTCAGTTGCAGAAATTTCCATAGCATACATCTCACGGATAAAATCACTTATTGCACGTGTGCTCATACCGTTGGCATACATGCTCAGCACATGACCTTCCAGCTGTTCCGTTATAATAAGCTGACGTTTGGGAACTACCTTGGACTCAAATTTACCAAATCTATCCCGTCCAGACTAAAGTTCAAATGTACCGGCATTAAGACCTCGAACAGTTTTTTTGGTCTTGCCATTCCGACGATTGGAGTTCCCGGAAGCTTTATCTTCCTGAAGGTGACTTTCCAGCTCGCTGTCCATCATCGACTCCAGTAAGTGCTTC
Proteins encoded in this window:
- a CDS encoding helix-turn-helix transcriptional regulator; the protein is MIEDKHSKTYKTIGKNLRKRRNELDLTQDEVAERIAKMDRSKISDMENGKEDFVFSKLLNLCEALELSVIEALKEVEDQKE
- a CDS encoding ATP-binding protein, which translates into the protein MQNCQISYKHLEGTLHKLMDRLSKTDLLIVDDFGLVNLDQQQRLDLMEIIEDRHAKASTIIASQLPVASWYDVIGEETIADAVLDRIVHTSYRVALDR
- the istA gene encoding IS21 family transposase; its protein translation is MANKLDPMDLKQILTLHLDGYSNRKIGSVLGISRNTVNTYMQLFAGSGYSFKKLLDFDTAALSELFSSHTTLDATRHNELMLYFQGVNKARNHPGFTFLYHYQQYVELAAEPYSYTQFLEHYRRKYPKEKGSMKLQHIAGEEMFVDFAGKKLQIIDKHTGEAIAVEVFVAILPCSQYTYIQACRSQKREDMISCCTAALRFYGGSPKAIVSDNLKSAVNRSSRYEADINRSFKDFARHYNCVINPTRSYSPQDKALVENAVHLAYQRIYYPLREMTFFSLEDLNREIAVLLERYNNLLFKRKESSRIELFQSIEREYLKALPTDTYELKDYKRAKVQKMGYVYFSPEKCYYSVPYRYIGKETMIHYTRSRVEIFYNHERIALHQRNLTKGSYITNADHLSSTHKFYSEWSPEFFRKKALPHGEYVLACIEKILASHDYPEINYKRSLGIIHLHRAYGSGRLNNACKRALDTDSCSYLRIKNILKNNMDRLLLSVSELEPQKPHIPFHSNIRGASAYE
- the istB gene encoding IS21-like element helper ATPase IstB, whose product is MNNQTVEKLRDMRLGAMAQLHQQYVKENRLEGITCDEYLALLIDHQWEDRENKKIERLLKQANFRHNASLSDINYASERNLDKNMFARLGTLDFVLRKENIIICGASGTGKSYLSQALGHQACITGIKTSYTVTARLIKMLKLSKVDGTYLKELEKLTKTELLILDDFGLQAFDSQDRETLMDIIDDRHGKRSTIISSQIPVSAWYEVIGGEGTIADAILDRIVNSSHRIDLKGESLRKGILKKE
- a CDS encoding IS3 family transposase, which produces MVETSYTRLIDRKKKRAPGTTNSNHSYLKYPNLIKELAPTRSNELWVSDITYISVGYDFNYLSLITHAYSRKIMGYCLHPQLTAQGAIKALQMALKEKPAPNTLIHHSDRGVQYCSFDYIVRLKKAGVKISMTENGEAYENPIAERINGILKTEFKLKRVFSSRSEALLEVTKSIESYNHLRPHMSCDFLTPEVAHVTDVPLIKRWKNCRKKYKSLQKNN
- a CDS encoding transposase, with the translated sequence MKEQVLSRFEFEEEFKEKLVELVLYKNVSAEQTARKYGLPNTTILINWINNYKRKLEKGAVTLVPMEKPGTKDVTALKKRIKDLEKALEKANVLIYGLNFMIDHAEKENKIAIRKSVVPNNKANQRKACDKDGGRSTW